The following coding sequences are from one Chloroflexaceae bacterium window:
- a CDS encoding DUF368 domain-containing protein — MAAPETESRSFSPLRLFFTGFAMGIADLIPGVSGGTMAFILGIYERLLAAIKAFNLKLLRLIGQFRWREALAQIPWGFLIPLGLGIGVAVLSMARLMRYLLENQPVYLFSFFFGLILASIIAVGATVRWRPSSAAALLIGSVGAYFLVGLVPLTMPHDPITLFFSGAVAIMAMILPGISGSFILLILGQYAYVLDAVSDLNLLAIIPVALGAVVGLLGFVRLLSWLLRDYHNVTVAVLMGFMVGSLRKIWPWKEVLETTLDRHGEVIPLRERNVLPDVATPEFWLALAIALAGFVLLSVIDHLQTGSNPILSWTGRGRRVTSPVVRDEGAAGEPGSAASS, encoded by the coding sequence ATGGCAGCACCGGAGACCGAATCGCGATCCTTTTCGCCGCTGCGCCTATTTTTTACTGGTTTCGCGATGGGCATCGCCGACCTGATCCCCGGCGTGTCGGGCGGCACAATGGCGTTTATCCTGGGCATTTATGAGCGCCTGCTGGCGGCAATCAAGGCGTTCAACCTGAAGCTGCTGCGGCTGATCGGGCAGTTCCGCTGGCGCGAGGCGCTGGCCCAGATTCCCTGGGGCTTTCTTATCCCCCTGGGGCTGGGGATCGGCGTAGCGGTGCTCTCGATGGCGCGTCTTATGCGCTACCTGCTCGAGAACCAGCCGGTGTACCTTTTTTCATTCTTCTTCGGCCTGATTCTGGCCTCGATCATCGCCGTGGGCGCAACGGTGCGCTGGCGCCCCTCGTCGGCAGCGGCGCTGCTGATCGGCTCGGTGGGGGCCTATTTCCTCGTGGGCCTGGTGCCACTGACTATGCCCCACGACCCGATCACGCTCTTCTTCAGCGGCGCTGTGGCGATTATGGCGATGATTCTGCCCGGGATCTCCGGTTCGTTTATCCTGCTGATCCTGGGCCAGTACGCCTACGTGCTCGACGCGGTCTCCGATCTGAACCTGCTGGCGATCATCCCGGTGGCCCTGGGCGCCGTGGTGGGGCTGCTGGGCTTCGTGCGGCTGCTGAGCTGGCTGCTTCGGGATTACCATAATGTCACCGTGGCGGTGCTGATGGGCTTCATGGTCGGCTCGCTGCGCAAGATCTGGCCCTGGAAAGAAGTGCTGGAAACCACCCTCGACCGCCATGGCGAGGTAATCCCGCTGCGTGAGCGCAACGTGCTCCCCGATGTCGCAACGCCGGAGTTCTGGCTGGCCCTGGCGATTGCCCTGGCGGGCTTTGTGCTGCTGAGCGTGATTGACCATCTACAGACTGGCAGCAATCCCATCTTGAGCTGGACGGGCCGGGGCCGGCGCGTGACGAGCCCGGTGGTGCGCGACGAGGGCGCGGCGGGGGAGCCGGGTTCGGCCGCGTCCTCGTGA
- a CDS encoding MBL fold metallo-hydrolase — translation MSATLTILGCRAGAPANGAAASGYLIQSNHATILVDCGPGVALTLASLDPPPILDAVIVSHRHADHCGDLLALAYQRCFPEPHSALPLFGPPDLAAILDGLDRLFGIPSLPALTRPLRHSFAFYPVTPGDTFVAAGVLVETCAACHPVPTLAMRFPELGLAYTADTALTETLIEHMDRAAVLLAEATYPTDAGRDLERHGHMTAAQAGELAQRAAAGRLLLTHLAAPADADETYQAAARRYAGAITVVTPGLRAPLEV, via the coding sequence ATGAGCGCAACCCTCACCATCCTGGGCTGCCGCGCCGGCGCTCCGGCAAACGGCGCGGCAGCGTCGGGCTATCTCATTCAGAGCAACCACGCGACCATTCTGGTAGACTGTGGCCCTGGCGTGGCCCTGACCCTGGCCAGCCTGGACCCTCCTCCCATCCTCGACGCAGTGATCGTGAGCCATCGCCATGCCGACCACTGCGGCGATCTACTGGCCCTCGCCTACCAGCGTTGCTTCCCTGAACCGCACTCTGCGCTGCCGCTGTTTGGCCCGCCCGACCTTGCTGCGATCCTCGATGGCCTTGATCGCCTGTTTGGAATACCAAGCCTGCCGGCGCTCACCCGCCCCCTGCGTCATAGCTTTGCGTTCTATCCGGTCACGCCGGGTGACACCTTTGTCGCCGCGGGAGTGCTGGTCGAGACCTGCGCGGCCTGCCATCCCGTGCCTACCCTCGCCATGCGCTTCCCTGAGCTGGGTCTGGCCTATACCGCTGACACGGCCCTGACGGAGACGCTGATCGAGCATATGGACCGGGCCGCCGTTCTGCTCGCCGAGGCGACGTACCCCACCGACGCCGGGCGCGACCTGGAGCGCCACGGGCATATGACCGCGGCCCAGGCCGGAGAACTCGCCCAACGCGCCGCCGCTGGACGCTTGCTGCTCACCCATCTGGCCGCCCCGGCGGATGCGGACGAGACGTATCAGGCCGCCGCACGGCGCTATGCCGGGGCGATTACGGTCGTTACGCCGGGATTGCGGGCGCCATTGGAAGTATAA
- a CDS encoding DUF2085 domain-containing protein, which translates to MTSPSSDWQRIGERHSADARIEARSERPWRWFLGALVAVLLAALFFWPGAPLEWKMYAVVHGVCAQQHNIFLGDLQFPLCARNSGIYLSFMLTMLYIYSIGRGRAGGLPPWSIVATLLLFVAIMAVDGFNSLFVDLGRPHLYPPDNFLRTLTGMGMGIFIAVLLHIILVKTLRRDVDDQQPVLRNWWELGGIIAVNLLALAAIYGNLQVMFWPLAFLAFFGITGVLYLMALLLTSLVMGYEGSVTDLRQLARPGVVAIVPTLLMLGSMSWLRFWLEGLGLGL; encoded by the coding sequence ATGACGTCTCCTTCTTCCGATTGGCAGCGCATCGGCGAGCGTCATAGCGCCGATGCGCGCATCGAGGCGCGTAGCGAACGGCCCTGGCGCTGGTTCCTCGGCGCGCTCGTCGCCGTGCTCCTGGCGGCGCTGTTCTTCTGGCCCGGCGCGCCCCTGGAATGGAAGATGTATGCTGTAGTTCACGGCGTCTGCGCTCAGCAACACAATATCTTCCTCGGCGATCTACAGTTTCCCCTCTGCGCCCGCAACAGCGGCATCTACCTGAGTTTTATGCTCACCATGCTTTATATCTACTCCATAGGCCGCGGACGCGCCGGGGGCCTGCCGCCCTGGTCCATTGTGGCGACCCTGCTGCTCTTCGTGGCGATTATGGCTGTGGACGGCTTCAATTCGCTGTTTGTGGACCTGGGACGGCCGCACCTCTACCCGCCGGACAATTTTCTGCGCACGCTGACCGGGATGGGCATGGGCATCTTCATCGCCGTGCTGCTGCACATCATCCTGGTAAAGACCCTGCGCAGGGACGTGGATGACCAGCAGCCAGTGCTGCGGAACTGGTGGGAACTGGGGGGCATCATCGCCGTCAATCTGCTGGCCCTGGCGGCCATCTACGGCAATCTGCAGGTGATGTTCTGGCCGCTGGCCTTCCTGGCCTTCTTCGGCATCACCGGCGTGCTCTACCTGATGGCCCTGTTATTGACCAGTCTGGTAATGGGCTATGAAGGCTCGGTAACTGACCTGCGGCAGCTCGCCCGTCCGGGGGTGGTAGCGATTGTTCCCACGCTGCTCATGCTGGGGAGCATGTCGTGGCTGCGCTTCTGGCTGGAGGGGTTGGGGCTGGGGTTGTGA
- a CDS encoding MoxR family ATPase, translating to MLSSISDVRDLLATQQYIASDEIATAMFLADKLGKPLLAEGPAGVGKTELAKSWAGATGRELIRLQCYEGLDETKALYEWEYAKQLLYTQLLREKLSDLLGDARTLREAADRLAGEEDVFFSERFLLPRPLLRALTSERPVVLLIDEIDRADAEFEAFLLEVLSDFQVSVPELGTIKARHMPTVLLTSNNTRELSEALKRRCLYIHIDYPDLESELRVVQLKVPGLAPRLARQAVELVQRLREMDLKKHPSVSETLDWARALVELNSHQLDKATLDTTLNVLLKYESDIRRARRALQGGPDRPERPDRPDRPRGGYRGGEWTN from the coding sequence ATGCTCTCTTCCATCAGCGACGTGCGCGACCTGCTGGCCACTCAGCAGTATATTGCCTCCGACGAGATCGCCACCGCCATGTTCCTGGCCGACAAACTCGGCAAACCGCTGCTCGCCGAAGGGCCGGCCGGGGTTGGCAAGACCGAACTGGCCAAGAGTTGGGCCGGCGCGACCGGCCGCGAGTTGATCCGCCTGCAATGCTACGAGGGCCTTGATGAGACCAAGGCGCTCTACGAGTGGGAGTATGCCAAGCAGTTGCTCTATACCCAGTTGCTCCGGGAGAAGTTGAGCGATCTGCTCGGCGACGCCAGGACGCTGCGCGAAGCCGCCGACCGGCTGGCCGGCGAGGAGGATGTCTTCTTCTCCGAACGCTTTCTGCTGCCGCGCCCCCTGCTCCGGGCGCTGACCAGCGAGCGCCCGGTGGTCCTGCTGATTGATGAGATTGACCGGGCCGATGCCGAGTTTGAGGCCTTTCTGCTGGAGGTGCTCAGCGATTTCCAGGTCTCCGTGCCCGAACTGGGCACCATCAAGGCCCGGCATATGCCCACGGTGCTGCTGACCTCTAACAACACCCGCGAATTGAGCGAGGCCCTCAAGCGCCGCTGCCTCTATATCCATATTGATTACCCCGACCTGGAAAGCGAACTCCGCGTCGTGCAGCTCAAGGTGCCCGGCCTGGCGCCGCGCCTGGCGCGGCAGGCGGTGGAGCTGGTGCAGCGGCTCCGCGAGATGGATCTGAAGAAGCACCCCAGCGTCAGTGAAACGCTCGACTGGGCCAGGGCGCTGGTGGAACTGAACAGCCACCAGCTCGACAAGGCCACCCTCGACACGACCCTCAACGTGCTGCTGAAGTACGAGAGCGATATTCGCCGCGCCCGCCGCGCCCTCCAGGGCGGCCCCGACCGGCCCGAGCGCCCCGACCGGCCTGACCGGCCCCGGGGCGGCTATCGGGGCGGCGAGTGGACGAATTGA
- a CDS encoding NUDIX domain-containing protein has translation MPLPTIEDYPERYRFRFCPRCATPLEVAQLFEMRRQRCPACGWTHYPLPNIASTVVIFHQGGVVLVQRDIEPDRGIWHLPIGHVEYGEDPADAAIREGEEETGLRLGALRFLTYTHGPSYGDPRMFYIVFSFAADSVGGALTGSHEGRHTRVVPFDELPPLKWTSQQAAINALRASRER, from the coding sequence ATGCCTCTCCCAACGATCGAAGACTATCCCGAACGCTACCGCTTCCGCTTCTGTCCGCGCTGCGCTACCCCCCTGGAGGTGGCGCAGCTATTCGAGATGCGCCGGCAGCGCTGCCCGGCGTGCGGCTGGACGCACTACCCGCTGCCGAATATCGCCTCGACAGTAGTTATTTTTCACCAGGGCGGGGTGGTGCTGGTGCAGCGCGACATCGAGCCTGACCGGGGGATCTGGCACCTGCCGATCGGCCACGTTGAGTACGGTGAAGATCCCGCCGACGCGGCCATTCGCGAAGGCGAAGAGGAGACCGGCCTGCGTCTCGGCGCGCTGCGCTTTCTCACCTACACCCACGGCCCCTCGTATGGCGATCCGCGCATGTTCTACATCGTCTTCAGCTTCGCTGCCGATTCTGTCGGCGGCGCGTTAACCGGCAGTCACGAAGGACGCCATACCCGCGTGGTGCCCTTCGACGAACTGCCGCCGCTCAAATGGACCAGCCAGCAGGCCGCCATCAACGCGCTCCGCGCGAGTCGGGAGCGTTGA
- a CDS encoding VWA domain-containing protein: MDRRITEFIAALRAAGVRISLAESADAMRAVEQAGITNRDHFRLALQTSLIKDAKDFGTYQELFPLYFGREAPPPLQPAGGGQLSDEQREQLLRQLQQMLAQLSPQHLASLFRSMLTGEPVSGQELRAMLGQAGPPMMSNQRYREWMTRQALRELQFNRLEQALRDLLERLRQEGMAEETLRAIEQAARENQQALAEQIGQEVAREMADMARGEGRVRPRQRSEAELLDRPFERLDECDLADMRKIVNRLAARLRTRLALRQRRGKMGTLDAKNTIRTNQRFGGVPMIVRHRKRHLKPKLVVFCDRSVSTQHVMTFMLLMIYSLHDQLSRTRSFAFIDRLYDMTMYFAESRPEEAIERVMREIRPTRSYSTDLGNALGQFVRDHLSAVDHRTTVIVLGDARNNENDPNLEAFEQISRRARRVVWFATEERWKWGVYDPGSLSSDIYRYAPMCDALHEVTNLRQLADAIDRLFVR, from the coding sequence ATGGATCGTCGCATCACTGAGTTTATCGCCGCCCTGCGCGCTGCCGGGGTGCGGATCAGCCTGGCCGAGTCCGCCGACGCGATGCGCGCCGTCGAGCAGGCGGGCATTACCAACCGCGACCATTTTCGCCTGGCCCTCCAGACCAGTCTGATCAAGGACGCGAAGGACTTTGGCACGTATCAGGAGTTGTTCCCCCTCTACTTTGGCAGAGAAGCTCCGCCTCCGCTGCAACCGGCCGGCGGGGGCCAGCTCTCCGATGAGCAGCGTGAGCAGTTGCTGCGCCAGCTCCAGCAGATGCTCGCCCAGCTCAGCCCTCAACATCTTGCCAGTCTGTTCCGCTCGATGCTCACGGGCGAGCCGGTGTCCGGGCAGGAGCTGCGGGCCATGCTCGGCCAGGCAGGGCCGCCGATGATGAGCAACCAGCGCTACCGCGAGTGGATGACCCGCCAGGCCCTGCGCGAGTTGCAGTTCAACCGGCTCGAACAGGCCCTGCGCGACCTGCTTGAGCGGTTGCGACAGGAGGGCATGGCCGAGGAGACCCTGCGGGCCATCGAGCAGGCCGCTCGCGAGAACCAGCAGGCCCTCGCCGAGCAGATCGGCCAGGAGGTGGCCCGTGAAATGGCCGACATGGCCCGCGGCGAGGGGCGCGTTCGCCCCCGCCAGCGCTCCGAGGCCGAATTGCTCGACCGTCCCTTTGAGCGCCTCGACGAGTGCGATCTAGCCGATATGCGCAAGATCGTCAATCGCCTGGCCGCCCGTCTGCGCACCCGTCTCGCCCTGCGCCAGCGGCGCGGCAAGATGGGCACCCTCGATGCCAAAAACACCATCCGCACTAACCAGCGCTTCGGCGGCGTGCCCATGATCGTCAGGCATCGCAAACGTCATCTGAAGCCAAAGCTGGTGGTTTTCTGCGACCGGAGCGTCTCCACGCAGCATGTGATGACCTTCATGCTGCTGATGATCTACTCGTTGCACGACCAGCTCAGCCGCACCCGCTCGTTCGCCTTTATTGACCGGCTCTATGATATGACCATGTACTTCGCCGAGTCCCGGCCTGAGGAGGCCATCGAGCGGGTGATGCGCGAGATCCGCCCCACCCGCAGCTACAGCACCGACCTGGGCAACGCCCTCGGCCAGTTTGTACGCGACCATCTAAGCGCGGTTGATCATCGCACCACGGTGATCGTCCTGGGAGACGCGCGCAATAATGAGAACGACCCGAACCTGGAGGCTTTCGAGCAGATCAGCCGCCGGGCGCGGCGGGTGGTCTGGTTCGCGACCGAGGAGCGCTGGAAGTGGGGGGTCTATGACCCCGGCTCGCTGAGCAGCGACATCTATCGCTATGCGCCGATGTGCGACGCGCTGCACGAGGTCACCAATCTGCGCCAGTTGGCCGATGCCATTGACCGCCTCTTCGTGCGTTGA
- a CDS encoding ABC transporter ATP-binding protein translates to MSVQTKPAPLVLEGLSFAYGKAPTIRDVSLAVEPGELVVLVGPSGCGKSTLLRLVAGLLRPASGRIRLDDVDVAGVPPERRQVGWVPQSYALFEHLSVAENIAFGPRMQGCSRAEQRERVAALLAFCQLSELAERPVRSLSGGQRQRVAIARALAVRPRVLLLDEPLAALDLQLRHELRGRLVELIRASGVTTLFVTHDQSEALAVADRIAVLHAGELMQFGTPRELWERPRSAFVARFLGAATVVEARRVGAARLEIAPGLQVEAPEQRLDGHETQVAIALRPADLQWGRPGARATVAGVEYVGGGYLLLVDLPGGLRLRCVADQPAPIGSVGTVGVSPAMRATIVGT, encoded by the coding sequence ATGAGCGTACAGACCAAGCCCGCTCCGCTGGTGCTGGAAGGGCTGTCTTTCGCCTACGGCAAAGCGCCGACGATCCGGGATGTCTCGCTGGCGGTGGAACCTGGAGAACTGGTGGTACTGGTAGGTCCCTCAGGCTGCGGCAAGTCAACCTTGCTCCGTCTGGTGGCGGGGCTGTTGCGTCCCGCTAGCGGTCGCATCCGGCTTGACGATGTTGATGTTGCGGGCGTGCCCCCCGAGCGTCGCCAGGTGGGCTGGGTGCCGCAGAGCTATGCCCTTTTCGAGCACCTGAGCGTGGCTGAGAACATTGCCTTCGGCCCGCGGATGCAGGGTTGTAGCCGCGCCGAGCAGCGCGAGCGGGTGGCGGCGTTGCTCGCCTTCTGCCAGCTCTCCGAACTGGCTGAGCGACCGGTGCGCTCGCTGTCGGGCGGCCAGCGTCAGCGCGTGGCCATTGCTCGCGCGCTGGCGGTGCGCCCGCGCGTCCTCCTTCTCGACGAGCCGCTCGCCGCACTCGACCTGCAACTCCGCCATGAACTGCGCGGTCGCCTCGTCGAATTGATCCGGGCGAGCGGAGTCACAACCCTCTTCGTGACGCATGATCAGAGCGAGGCCCTGGCCGTGGCAGACCGTATCGCCGTGCTGCATGCCGGGGAGCTTATGCAGTTCGGAACGCCGCGTGAGCTATGGGAACGCCCCCGTAGCGCCTTTGTCGCCCGCTTCCTTGGCGCAGCCACGGTCGTCGAAGCCCGGCGCGTTGGAGCTGCGCGTCTGGAGATCGCGCCGGGACTTCAGGTGGAGGCGCCGGAGCAGCGCCTTGATGGACACGAAACGCAGGTTGCCATTGCCCTGCGCCCGGCTGACCTGCAATGGGGCCGGCCAGGCGCCCGCGCAACCGTGGCCGGAGTCGAGTATGTTGGGGGCGGCTATCTCTTGCTGGTTGACCTGCCAGGAGGGCTACGGCTGCGCTGCGTAGCCGATCAGCCCGCGCCTATCGGGTCGGTCGGCACTGTGGGCGTGAGCCCGGCAATGCGGGCGACGATTGTTGGCACATGA
- a CDS encoding ABC transporter ATP-binding protein produces MDQPAGRHQRAPRESGALTFLALERICKTYGDAPVLRDVSLEAPAGAIVALLGPSGGGKTTLLRIVAGLEPADSGTVRVAGEPVDGVPPHRRGFGLMFQDYALFPHLDVAGNVAFGLRDLGRAERERRVADLLDLVGLRGYGARRVYELSGGERQRVALARALAPRPRLLMLDEPLAALDRTLRERLQDDLWHILRAVGVTTLYVTHDQEEAFALADAVALLNAGRVEQFGAPEVIYRQPASVWAAQFLGLSNILRGTLGADGRVETPLGPLACRAAAGLRAGQTVAVVIYPDAARASGDGKGDWITGTVGETQFRGRFYRVELHCAAGPRLTFELQAPPGVPGAPVALRLAPEGVYALPAR; encoded by the coding sequence ATGGACCAGCCAGCAGGCCGCCATCAACGCGCTCCGCGCGAGTCGGGAGCGTTGACCTTTCTCGCCCTCGAGCGGATTTGCAAAACCTACGGTGACGCGCCGGTGCTGCGCGATGTAAGCCTTGAGGCGCCGGCGGGCGCGATTGTGGCGCTGCTTGGCCCCTCGGGGGGTGGCAAGACGACCCTGCTGCGCATCGTGGCGGGGCTGGAACCGGCGGATAGCGGAACAGTGCGCGTGGCGGGCGAGCCGGTTGACGGCGTGCCGCCGCACCGGCGGGGTTTCGGGCTGATGTTCCAGGATTATGCCCTCTTCCCGCACCTCGATGTGGCCGGCAACGTGGCCTTCGGGCTGCGCGACCTGGGGCGGGCGGAACGCGAGCGCCGCGTGGCCGACCTGCTCGACCTGGTGGGCCTGCGGGGCTACGGCGCGCGGCGGGTCTACGAGCTGTCGGGCGGAGAACGGCAGCGTGTGGCCCTGGCGCGCGCCCTGGCCCCGCGCCCGCGTCTGCTGATGCTCGACGAACCCCTGGCAGCCCTCGACCGCACCCTGCGCGAGCGCCTGCAGGACGATCTATGGCACATCCTCCGCGCGGTGGGGGTGACAACCCTGTATGTCACTCACGACCAGGAGGAGGCTTTTGCCCTGGCCGACGCGGTAGCGCTGCTCAACGCCGGGCGGGTTGAGCAGTTCGGCGCGCCAGAGGTAATATACCGGCAACCAGCAAGCGTGTGGGCCGCCCAGTTCCTCGGCTTGAGCAACATCCTCAGAGGAACCTTAGGCGCCGACGGGCGGGTGGAGACGCCTCTTGGGCCGCTGGCATGCCGCGCGGCAGCGGGCCTGCGTGCAGGCCAGACCGTGGCTGTGGTCATCTACCCCGACGCTGCGCGGGCAAGCGGCGATGGTAAGGGCGATTGGATCACGGGGACCGTTGGCGAGACGCAGTTCCGGGGCCGGTTCTACCGGGTCGAACTGCACTGCGCCGCAGGGCCGCGGTTGACATTTGAACTGCAAGCGCCGCCGGGCGTGCCGGGCGCGCCGGTGGCCTTGCGGCTGGCGCCGGAGGGCGTCTACGCGCTCCCCGCGAGGTGA
- a CDS encoding HAD family hydrolase, whose amino-acid sequence MTFSRYRAVLFDLDGTLTDPYEGITRTFVYALERLGVNPPDDATLRSWIGPPLHESFRAYLGDEELAMRGVHAYRERYGAIGMYENRVYPGIPELLRDLRAEGRRLFLATSKLHSMAEAILDHFGLTSYFDASFGASPDATLSAKADIIAAALDRMRPEERDACVMVGDTVYDVAGARANGIACIAVTYGYGAREALEAAEPDALAHSVGELRTLLGL is encoded by the coding sequence ATGACCTTTTCCCGCTACCGCGCTGTCCTGTTCGATCTGGACGGCACGTTGACCGACCCCTACGAGGGCATCACGCGCACCTTTGTGTATGCGCTGGAGCGCCTGGGCGTCAACCCGCCCGATGATGCGACCCTGCGCTCATGGATCGGGCCGCCGCTGCACGAGAGCTTTCGCGCCTACCTTGGCGACGAAGAACTGGCCATGCGCGGCGTGCATGCGTATCGCGAACGCTACGGCGCGATCGGGATGTACGAGAACCGGGTCTACCCCGGCATTCCCGAACTCCTGCGCGACCTGCGGGCGGAGGGGCGCCGCCTCTTTCTGGCCACCTCCAAGCTGCACAGCATGGCCGAGGCGATCCTCGACCACTTCGGCCTGACGAGCTATTTCGACGCCTCTTTCGGGGCCTCGCCCGACGCCACTCTCAGCGCCAAGGCCGACATTATCGCCGCGGCGCTCGACCGCATGCGGCCCGAGGAGCGTGACGCCTGCGTGATGGTGGGCGATACGGTGTATGATGTGGCCGGCGCGCGGGCCAATGGCATCGCCTGCATTGCCGTGACCTATGGCTACGGCGCCCGCGAGGCGCTTGAAGCCGCCGAACCCGACGCGCTGGCCCATAGTGTCGGTGAGTTGCGCACGCTGTTGGGATTATAG
- a CDS encoding TlpA family protein disulfide reductase encodes MNRLIVIVLIAATLAACGRQPAATAPAVPPPGGVVIATESRLLDRGHGAPASGDPAPDFSYTLPDGATVRLSDLRGTPVVLNFWATWCLPCVEEMPILQAAYEAAEGDLAVLAVNRNELPAAIARFTATTPVTFPLIANIGGDIGDRYAVTSLPITYFIHRDGTISARHIGALNERALAEQIKAIQ; translated from the coding sequence ATGAACCGTTTAATCGTCATCGTGCTTATCGCCGCGACCCTGGCGGCCTGTGGCCGGCAACCCGCCGCCACCGCGCCGGCCGTGCCACCGCCGGGCGGCGTGGTGATCGCCACCGAGAGCCGGTTGCTTGACCGGGGCCACGGCGCTCCCGCGAGCGGGGACCCGGCGCCCGATTTCAGCTACACGCTCCCCGATGGAGCGACGGTGCGCCTCAGCGACCTTCGCGGCACGCCGGTCGTACTCAACTTCTGGGCCACCTGGTGCCTGCCCTGCGTGGAAGAGATGCCTATCCTGCAGGCAGCCTACGAAGCCGCTGAAGGGGACCTGGCGGTGCTGGCGGTAAACCGCAATGAATTGCCGGCGGCCATTGCCCGTTTTACAGCAACGACGCCTGTCACCTTTCCGCTCATCGCGAACATCGGTGGTGACATCGGCGACCGCTACGCGGTCACCAGCCTGCCGATCACATATTTTATCCATCGCGACGGCACGATCAGCGCCCGGCACATCGGGGCGCTGAACGAGCGCGCGCTTGCGGAACAGATCAAGGCCATCCAATGA
- a CDS encoding Rrf2 family transcriptional regulator, translating to MRISSKGDYGLRALFDLAQRYGKGPVQSEDIARRQGIPINYLNQLLITMRRAGLIESLRGPQGGHMLARAPELITLRDVLIALEGPLLPGDGTREDLVPGVPEDHDLIDEVWSELRAEIEALLSRTTLDDLCQRKRQRAGSVMYYI from the coding sequence ATGCGCATCTCCAGCAAGGGCGATTACGGTCTGCGCGCTCTGTTCGACCTTGCCCAACGCTACGGCAAGGGGCCGGTGCAGAGTGAAGACATCGCCAGACGCCAGGGTATTCCAATCAATTATCTTAATCAATTACTGATCACTATGCGCCGCGCGGGGCTGATCGAAAGCCTGCGCGGCCCGCAGGGCGGCCATATGCTCGCCCGCGCTCCTGAGCTGATCACGCTGCGCGATGTGCTCATCGCCCTGGAAGGGCCGTTGCTCCCCGGCGACGGCACGCGCGAGGATCTGGTCCCCGGCGTCCCCGAGGATCACGACCTGATTGACGAGGTCTGGAGCGAACTCCGGGCGGAGATCGAGGCCCTCCTGAGCCGCACCACTCTCGATGACCTCTGCCAGCGGAAACGGCAACGGGCCGGTTCGGTGATGTATTACATCTGA
- a CDS encoding zinc ribbon domain-containing protein, producing MPPAHATTCPQCGEDLPPGAPRFCIHCGAQLLPHAPDPDPLAPLLPATTGATVKLANAGVPQEVIGGTVRLPVSGATPPGLWERDEPPGPADVVAIYPPLRAVRGGWSGLVGRGWEAVGRTGTGNDVTYHFRAPVRWFPAPGRGGGYTLLVEVVADSSAMYGRQRRGFRFGLRRDGPMRVAYAAWFDAHGVPLPEQPLPQIQIMAPPRIPRVSDLDDTPLELDARSAAEWAAGSQARGAYRLYRDTLMQEHTPVGRGITLAPLREGREGGRPWWHRLLPGVAPQRFRVRLERPFICDLEEWPLRLEAIRAEARGLGLDLDPAQAAEWWLDRHGYDGVVFTGAHKRYHVSQVVIVFRRGQLARIVD from the coding sequence ATGCCCCCGGCGCACGCGACCACCTGCCCTCAATGCGGCGAGGACCTTCCGCCGGGCGCGCCGCGCTTCTGTATTCACTGTGGCGCGCAACTGCTCCCCCACGCCCCCGATCCTGATCCGCTGGCGCCTCTCCTGCCGGCCACCACCGGCGCCACGGTAAAGCTGGCCAATGCCGGTGTGCCGCAGGAAGTGATCGGCGGCACGGTGCGGCTGCCGGTCTCAGGAGCGACGCCGCCCGGGCTGTGGGAGCGCGACGAGCCGCCTGGCCCCGCCGATGTGGTGGCCATCTACCCGCCGCTGCGGGCCGTGCGCGGCGGCTGGAGCGGGCTGGTCGGGCGAGGCTGGGAGGCCGTCGGTCGCACTGGCACGGGCAACGACGTAACCTATCACTTCCGCGCGCCGGTGCGCTGGTTTCCCGCGCCGGGGCGCGGCGGCGGTTACACCCTGCTGGTGGAGGTGGTCGCCGACTCAAGCGCGATGTACGGGCGCCAGCGGCGCGGCTTTCGCTTCGGGCTGCGCCGTGATGGGCCGATGCGCGTAGCCTATGCCGCCTGGTTCGACGCCCACGGCGTCCCCCTGCCCGAGCAGCCGTTGCCGCAGATCCAGATCATGGCCCCGCCGCGGATTCCCCGCGTGTCCGACCTTGACGACACGCCCCTGGAGCTCGATGCGCGCTCGGCGGCCGAATGGGCCGCCGGGTCGCAGGCGCGTGGCGCCTATCGTCTCTACCGCGACACGCTGATGCAGGAGCATACCCCCGTCGGACGGGGGATCACCCTGGCGCCGTTGCGCGAGGGGCGCGAAGGCGGACGACCGTGGTGGCATCGCTTGCTGCCTGGTGTCGCGCCCCAACGCTTCCGCGTGCGCCTGGAACGCCCCTTCATCTGTGACCTGGAAGAGTGGCCCCTGCGCCTGGAAGCCATTCGCGCCGAGGCGCGCGGTCTGGGCCTTGACCTCGACCCGGCGCAGGCTGCCGAATGGTGGCTGGACCGTCACGGATATGATGGGGTCGTGTTTACCGGAGCCCATAAACGGTACCACGTGTCGCAGGTGGTGATCGTCTTCCGCCGCGGCCAGTTGGCGCGGATTGTGGATTGA